One genomic segment of Natrialbaceae archaeon AArc-T1-2 includes these proteins:
- a CDS encoding DUF6517 family protein — protein sequence MNRRRFLGAIATGSTVSAAGCLGGLLDEMTTFAASPATVSADALEEAGYDDGGTEELVEEREFAGETVEVTNYASEYYRTIELPGLDPLEAGVFATIASPEVGVAGQDFNPLEEMENDEIAEMIQGQYAALSIGDRVDDREVETLGTTVSVTTYEGQAELVDTETASLGIRPLVDDTLPEEIDPTAMDVLIDIATAKHGDDHLVLVGIYPDYVPEEDDRVTTLIEGLEHDG from the coding sequence ATGAACCGACGACGATTCCTCGGTGCGATCGCGACCGGTAGCACCGTCTCCGCCGCCGGCTGTCTCGGCGGCCTGCTCGATGAGATGACGACCTTTGCCGCAAGTCCCGCCACCGTCTCGGCCGACGCCCTCGAGGAGGCGGGCTACGACGACGGCGGGACCGAGGAACTCGTCGAGGAACGGGAGTTCGCCGGCGAGACGGTCGAGGTGACGAACTACGCGAGCGAGTACTACCGAACGATCGAACTGCCCGGACTGGACCCGCTCGAGGCGGGGGTCTTCGCGACGATCGCCTCGCCCGAGGTCGGCGTGGCCGGCCAGGACTTCAATCCACTCGAGGAGATGGAAAACGACGAGATCGCCGAGATGATTCAGGGGCAGTATGCGGCGCTTTCCATCGGCGATCGCGTCGACGACCGCGAGGTCGAGACCCTCGGAACGACGGTGTCTGTCACGACCTACGAGGGGCAGGCGGAACTCGTCGACACGGAGACGGCCTCGCTCGGGATCCGTCCGCTCGTCGACGACACGCTCCCCGAGGAGATCGATCCGACCGCGATGGACGTCCTGATCGATATCGCGACGGCAAAACACGGCGACGACCACCTCGTCCTCGTCGGCATCTACCCCGACTACGTGCCCGAGGAAGACGATCGCGTGACGACGCTGATCGAGGGACTCGAGCACGACGGCTGA